aatttccATGCCTCCTTCGCTGTCTTTACGTGTATGAATTGTTTGGCTACATGTGACTGGATTTGGGTATGGAGATAGTATAATGCCTTGTAGTTCTACTGTTTATTCCTCTCTAATTATTCAACTGCATCCCTTAATAATTCTGTGCCTTCTATAGGTTCCATGAACCCCTTTTGGATAATCTTCAAAACTCTAatagttttgaaaaaattcttcaTCATCGGCCTCCAATTCTCAAAATTGTTTTTACCATTAAAGATAAATACACCACAACATGGTAAATAATGCGGATCCATATTTTAATTTCACAAACAAGCCCTAGGATCAAAGCCTAGAGttttgataccacttgttagcaTGAAGAATCCCTGTGCACACAGTGGAAGCAATTCTAACACATATAAAAAATATGTGAGAAGAGGAGGAGAACAAACACTCAATAATTTACTTAACTCAAACAAATATTAAGTCGTAGCCTTTCACTCACGATAACTCACAAATCTCAACTATGAGATTTTCTCTCAAGTCTAATCTCTAGACTCAACTCAACTCTCCACATCACTTCTCTTCACCTAATAACCTACTAGACTAGTAGTATTTATAGGTTCTAAAACttcctaaaataaatataattgtaAACCAAAACTTATTTGAAAATTGACTTGAGATTTCCTAATCTAATAtggaaactaaacaaataagatACCAAAAGAAATTAGAAAACTAAATACTAAAATAGCTTGGTTTAATTCACTCACCCCTCtctacttaaaaaaaaagataaattcaCAAATCAATTTGAGCATACACTTTGTCGGTGACTAAAGTGAGAAAAAGTAAAATTACTCGGTGACCAAGATAAAATTCACTCTCTCTAGCAAACTAAATTCTTCTCTTAAGTCGAACACTGCTACCACTAATGTTCTCTTGTGGTATGCTGCTTTTTGATATCCTGAGGCAACGATTTTAATTGGATCCACTACTTGTGTCATCACCATGCAATAATCATGTTTTCATTTCATGCTTGTTCCAATTTGCATTTTCAACTACCTCTGGAATAGAATATAGTTAACAACGACTTTTCATGATTCGTCATTTTTCTTGATTATATTTTATTTCCTCCAAagctgcttttcttttctttttttatttttttaatttctccaAAGCTGCTATAACACCtgctttaacaatttttattttgtgGATAATTGTTCAGCTTTTTTTGGCAAAggtttaactttttttttttctaaataaaaTATCCTTTTGTGCTGCTAAAGTGAATAAGTGTAAGATTCGTTTCACGTTCTATATACATATTTAAGCATGTGGCTCCTATCAtaccaaaattataaaatttgtcGATTGATATCTTAAACTTTTTTTACAATGAACATCAGTCAAGATCATTACTATAAATTCAGCCAAAATGTATTCCACAGCACACCCCAGTTTTCTCCAAAGATCACAAACAGCAAATATGTCAAAGACATCAGCCACATTCATTCTCTTCATGGTTCTATTCACCTTTGCAACTtgtaagttttttctttttcaaaattaaaataatcaagtaaAGTATAGGTCGATTGCTAAaatcttttttcattttatttctttttttttcctcctcatCTTCGAAcaaattaagccaatttgattgtcaaatttttctttttttggggatATGTAGCTATACGCAGCTAATTTGTCCATGGCAACAATGGAAACAACAGAAGCGGAAACGCTGAAGACAACAATCTCCAGAAAACTGATGCAACAAATCCAGTGCAGTCAAATTGCTTGTGGTTTGGACATAGGCTGCAATTATTGCGGCTGTTATGGGTACAAATGTTTGGGGTATTGGTATAGAAGCTGCACTTGGGTAAGGACAAACGAGGACAGTCTCCATGCTGGGGGGTGATAAAAATTGTTCTAGCTAGTACTTCTGTACGTTGTTTCGTCAATAACACCTTTGTGCTTCCTCATGGTCATGAAGGTGAAAAATGATTAATGTTTTTAAGTTAATTTTGAATGGGTTTGAAGTtctatatacacacatatatatatatatatattgcattgGAATTTTTTTCCCACTGAATTAATAAAAGGAGTGGCCATCAATTACAATGATTACCATCACACTCCGAATCCCACACTATGggacatttaatttttttttttataatcctTATGTGTACATTTTAAAAACCAAAAGGGGCTATATGGTAAAGCATTATATCATatgggggttatatggtaaattataaaatcatacgggattagtgtgtcatgtatattatatttatatattttgatcatttcaacaattttaatttttaaataagcgtaatttcaacattttaataggttccgttacgaatgattatttccgtcactttgatgCTTTGATCTAAATCATGATGTATCGCTTTCGAAACTATAGGGGAATTATGTACAAAAATGCTAAATCATAGGGgagtaaagtgtaatttgccccaAGTATTTTGACACGTGATAGAATGTGTGTAAtattcctatttttttttttcacttaccATATTACTAAATAATATTATTAGTCAAATTCTTTTGCCACAAGATTCAATGAATATAATCGCTATTAAGATCACATTCTATTCTTCTTAGTTTTCTTAACAAGACATAACATATTTAGTAAGGCGAGTAATTTGTGATCAATCaaattatttcctttttcttatttcaatcaactaattaacatattacttttttttataacattgttttctccaaaataaagtttataaattctAGCATGGGATTTATATACTCAAAACACAAAGCCTAaatcttattttcttctcttacGTTACAAGGTGAGATTGAGggtgagagcaagaaaacatTTGCGATAGGGGCTTGACAAGGAGAGGGAGAAGGAAGGCCGACCATCGCGGTAATTTGTCAAGCAAGAACTCGAACTTGTCGGCTTTATGCGTTATTAGTCAGTTAAGCATCTTTCTTGATCAAATCTAGTGGTATTAGTAGTAGCCGCAGCCGACCTGAAAATCATAGATATATTAATTCATGGGATGATCTTTCTTATGTCATGTAGTAAATCAAAGTTTGACTTGCctgagttttcacttttagcAAACTACTGATTACTTTAAGAACGTACTGGCCATTGAATGTAGTGTTTACTTGGAGGCTCAAGAATGCATGAATAATATAAAGTTGCGAACATGATTCCATTGTCCTATGTGGCTCTGTACATGCATTAAGAATGGAGCCAAATCTGTTACTGCaatcttttttatttaaatCCTTTAATACAAATTAATAAGAACCTTAAATTAGTATACCTTTCTTTAAGCATGCTTTGATAGATCGTAATTATGCTAGAAGAACTTGTGAGTTATTAACTGTTAGTTTATCAAATCTCATAATTCCAATCATGGATGGCCGTTGTTCAAATACAAGTTCATAGAACTATCATGCTTTCTATTTCACATCCGCCACAATTTAAACAGGCCAAACTATCGTTTTTATCATGATTGATTAATAGAATATTAAAGACTAAGAATGCTAATATTTGTTTTCGTGGCTTGAACACTGACCATCAGTTTCAGTACCTCGCAAATGCTTTATAATACCACTTTGATTAATATAGACCAATAGTCTTGATTTATAATGTGATCCAtatgagtttttctttctttcttattcAACGAATTCTAAAGCATCGAGTTAGACTAATAATAGATCTGACTAGTTACATGATCAAGTTATAAGAATATAACTAGGGACTATCTCTCGGTTTCTTGCATATTAGTATGCTTAGGAAGAATTCAAGAATAAAAAACACCTTGCTATGACTTTCATTAATGATGTCACCGGTTACATGTACTTTTGAGAAAAGTAATATGATCATTTTGATCATTAAAAGTAATTATTGTTAATTAGCAGCCTAGTTTTATaatgagtaaattttatatatactgacgATGTATATATACACGATCACGGTTGGATATACGATATATATGCAAAAttagagtttcaaatttgaattcagattatgtgtcatgcatctaatggcgaaagtatatacactgtcagtatataaaagattaatctttttatAATTATCATGTATTAttcagaaatgtctcatttagTTTTAAGGCTAATTTTTAAACCTTTAATGTACCAAAGTTACTACTAATTCACAACAATAATTGCATTTATATCAAGGTCATTTTATGATCGTTATGGCCTGCAAACGGTAACTTAATAACGGTGGCATCCTAGTTGGTTAAGCTAATTAAAAGACTTCTTTAAATGCATGACCTTTCTAAAATAAAGACTCAGCTAATTTCACTAAACTTTCCTTAATGATTGACTTTCCAAGAATATGGACCTTTGTAAATTAGGGTTCTATCCAAAGTTAGGAAGACTTACCAAAATAGTAACCTTCTAAGAAGGGAAACTTTCTAAATGGGAAGCTTACGTGAAAGGGAAATGTTAAATATAgaaattttacatgtttagGAATGTTAAGTATCCTATGGTTACACAGCTCTAgggatgatttaaaaaataaatgttgAATGATCAATGCAGTAAAGTAATAGATTTATATGTCATTTCTCTAGGGTTAGAAGGCAAGGATCAAGAACCCTAGTAGGACTTCCTATCAAGTTAATTGAGGTGAGTGGGATTCACTCTGTATTTTCATAAATACGCTTTTATAATGTTTAATGAAGTGTTACTTTCCATATGAAAATGGAACTTGTATGATTATATTTGTCGCACCTAAATGTTTCTTACTATGAAAGTTATATGTATATGGCATGTTAAATGTAAATGTTTATTCAATGTAGCATGAATTGTTTGAGTGAATGTGGATGCTGATGTAATGGCTCTAAAGGTCACGGCATAATCTATAGGGGTTATTGTCTTAGAAATATCaatataaaataaagtaaattgcAATAATGGTCAAAGTGTACTCCGAATGTTCATTTGACTTCCCGTTCTAGTGAAGTTAATCACTAGACTGAGTACTCAGCGTCGTTAAAGGTGTGTAACTGTTAAGAGTCGATAAATGTTTAATGAATATTTATATGTTATACAAATGTGCAAAGAATGGTTTATCTTAGTGTAATTTGTGTGCTTCTGTATACACTTATTTGCAAAtgtatgaatatatatatatatatatggaaaaatcgttcaaaacatccatcacatttaataaaataacttttttcgtcccttacttttaaaaatataattttacgtcccttataaATTCACTTTGATCAACTTTGGTCCCTACCTAGATTTCTGACTAGTTTTTAgtcggaatccatcatgtgcctTACACGTGATTATGTTTTAGaggtaaaattgtcaaatcaaaatttacataatctgatccatagttcctcacatttcacaaaatgaattttttttgtccctcacatttcacaaaatgaatttttcatccctcacatttcataaaatgaatttttcatcccTTATTGACAGTGTGCatgaatagttttttttaatccatgtatatatctatttgatttcacctgaatagTACGAATAGCATATAAtatatctttatttgatttcacctaaacagGTTAATTGTAATTGTACACttgctattcaatagatatatacatgggtttaaaactaacaattttattttaaacccatgcatatatctatttgatttcacgaTGTGAATTTGTTCAATATTTGTGgtcttttctcttttggtagcaattcatttattgagttgtataataaaatcatctaattaatgggtccTAACTCGAATTCTATAGTCATGCTAACGAATTGCAgtttaaatctaaaatttttactCGTTACATTTAAGACTAACAGTTGAATTACTTGCCTTATAattgtcttaaaatttgaaagtgccaatTACATActttttttgtcatacttttcgtttgattattttttgtccaaatttaatttcaTATAAACACTCGACAATGTCCAAATTATTTGATTTCGTCTAAATAGGCTAATTGTAGTTATACACATGTTATTTGTATTACttaggtaaaatcaaataaatacatacgtgaattttaaaaaattatttatacacatgatcaatgagggatgaaaaaattcattttgtaaaatatgaggAATAAAAGagtttattttgtgaaatttgagggacgaaaaaattcattttgtaaaatatgaagGACTATGGATTGAATTGTGTAAaattgatttgacaattttgcccttaaaaaatgatcacatgcaagacacatgatggattccgacAAAAATTAGTTGAAAACCTAGGTggggaccaaatttgatcaatgtgaatttgtaagggatataaaattatacttttaaaagtgaaggacgaaaaaaatcattttacaaaatgtgagggacgttttgaacgattttccctatatatatatatatgtatgtatgcatgTATGTAACACACTTGATCTAACAAGAGTGTTATGTTTTACTCACTGAGTATAGTGATGCTTATCCCAAgactttaatatttttatacaGAGGATGAGTATGTTTATGCGTTTGTTGGGGCTGATGGTGATTGGAATTGGTAGAGTCAGATTACTATTAGAAAATTCGAATCGCATTTGATGGTGTTGTTTACTATTTACTACTTCTGCAATGAAGATGGGGAATTGGGGCTTACCAATATGGCAAAAGCAATTGTATGAGAATATCCATAATAGGACCGCTTCTCATAGTTTTCAATAATTagaacttgtttgcatgtttggcATTTGCATGTGCATGATTAAATCGCAATTAACCATTCAAAATATTTGTCTACCAATTCTCTCAAAACAATTACTTGAAATCTCTTACACTTAACCTTCAATTAGATGCACAACGGTATGTGCAGAAAATATTTGATTCGTAGTACGCTGAATAAAATTTACAGTGAAGTTCTACACGTTGTTAATTATGACAAACTTCATTTTATCATGGAAGTCATGATCATATGTAGAAGCGAAGGAGATGGCAAAATCTCTACTTCATTCTTACAAAATGCTTATGAATCATACCAAAAACTAAATATAACATGAAgtaagaaactcaagattggTGTCTAAGGTTGTTTATCACATCCTTTGAGCTTGCGAGATGTAAAATTGACAGATCACTTGGAGATCATATATTCTAGCTGAAGAACTTATGCATCTATCAGTTTTAGGACACGATTACTGAGATTAACATACGAAATatgagagaaaaagaggaaatCATTTCATATTTCCACTGAGGACATCCGAATGGAAAATCAAGGACTATACCTCCTTGATGAGCTTCCTTGGGAGATTGAATCTTCATGGCGCATCCGGTGTTGCTCCAATCTGTCAGACAGGTTTCGCAAGTCAGGAGGCTGATGACTTCCATCCTCCCTTGGTGTGTAATAAACAGAAGGTGCTTCTTCCCAGATGAAATAACACCTCTTCTTTAGCTGCCCTTTAACTTCATCAGGTAACCGACCCCACCAGCGTTCTTGGCATTCAATCTTTCTTAAATGCTTTGCATTGTACATCCCTCTTGaccaagtatttagcttggagcAATCAATGATCTCTATTTTCTGTAAGGAACGCCAATCTAGTGAGTCATTCTTACATATGCTTACCAGAAGTGGAAGATTCACGAGCTCCAGAATCTCCAATTTTGGCAGGAAGCCAGTAAGGTTGGGCAATCCTCCATTGGGCGGCTGTATCTCCCCGGTTTCTATCACCTCTTCAATCCCCAAACAATCTTGAATCTTCAGATGCTTGAGATTCTCCAAATTTTTAACCATTCCAAGTGAAATAAGCTTCTTGAACTTGTGACATTCAAGAACTATTATGCTTGTCAATTTGGAGAAGCTTTGGGTACCGACAGAACCATCCAATATGCAGCACAAACTCTTGAGGTTAACCAGATGTAGCTTCTCAAGGAATGGAAATACAATCCTAGCAGCATCAGAGCCACAGCTGATGATGGAGCTGATCTGATCACAGCCTTCTACTACACAAACTGCCAACGACCTCATACAGTCAATTCCAATGTCTGATAAACTTTTAGTGTCTTGGTTGCCAATCAATTCAAAAGCACTGGACCTTCTGAGAACCTTTTGAATTGCTTCACAACAGACATTTTCACCTGCAGAAAATCTCAGGTGCCGTTCAGCTGGTCCTCTAGAACTATGTAACCCCTTGTTATGGTTTTCCCCATTTGAGCCAACTATGATTCTGAATGCTCTTAAACCGTTATCTTGCCAATATCTCCTGGAGCAACTTTCGTCTATGAAAGTAGTGAGGAATTCTACTTTTGGGAAGTAGATGAAAAGTGTAGTCAGACTTTCTAAGTTTGTTATCTCTTTGGCAACACTTGTGACAATGTCATTCCAGCTTTGTTCTCTAGGATCGACAATGATGGTCAATTCTTCAAGATGACAAAGTAGGCCAATCACATTATGGGGAATAATCCGTCGTGGCTGATTATCCTCTTTGTTATGATCCCCATTAGACCTTGCTATGAGAGGATCGTAAACAAAGGAAACTCTCAGGCACCTCAGGCTTACTAACTGTGCAACTTCAGTTGGCAAGCTCTGCAGGCCTGTGTCTCGGATGTCAAGAATCTCGAGATTGGTAAGTTTTCCAAGATGTTCGGGTAGTGAAACCAAATCCCGGCACTCATTGAGATACAAGGATTTCAGTTCAACTAACTTGGTGATAGATGATGGTAGTGATTCTATTTTGGTGTGATGGAGATCAAGAACTCTGAGCTGCACCATGGAAGCAAAAAAAGAATCATCAATTGTGTCCAGCTCTTCATTTCTCTGGAGCAATAGTGTTGTGGTAGTCGGACACTCAGGGCATTCTGGCAAGGACTTGAATCCGTTGCACATTAGCGAGATCCTTTTCGCGCCTATCCAATGTTCCTTTTCTGGTGGATTAAacaatttttcttctcctcTCACAAGTAAGCTGCTGCTACTGCTGCCTTCTTATTGTGGGTAGGTAAATGTCAGTGCAATCTTCCTAAAAGGAGTAGGCATGGTGAGAAAATTTGACCTGGAACACCACTCAAATAGACAAGCTTTTGTAAGTGCTTGCAGGATTTTGTGTCCTCTGTCTCGAAATAGCCTTAATTGTTGGACATTAGTGTCTGCTCCAGGTAGCTCAGTGGCAGAAATAAATTGCTCAGATATCCAACATTCGGTTAAGTAATCCTTGTCAATTTCATAATCTGGTGGAAATAATGCCCCGTAAAGTAAGCACTTCCTGTAATCATTCCCACGTAGATTCTTGTAAGAGAACTCAAAAGCCTTGATGAGTTCCTCAAATTGATCACCAAAGTTCTTCGGAGATTGCAAGTCCGTCAATGTATCATACCAAATGGCCTCCGGCTGATCTTTTAAACTTCTGGCAATAGTTTTGATTGCAAGTGGGAGACCACCTAGTTGTTTGAGTATTTGCTCTTTTATTCCTTTAAAGTGCGGATGATCTGCAATGTCACCCACAGTTTCCTTGAACAATTCCTCTGCATCACCATCAGACAACTTGCTCACTTTGAATACTCTATGAATATCCATTGCAGCACAGTCAGGTTTGTCACGGGATGCAACAATTACCTTTCCCTTGTGCTTGTGATGAATTCCCACTTCATTGAGATCAATATCTCCAGGACATTGATCGAGAAGCAATAAATAGTCAAGTTTCTCCAGGGCCATGGATATTTTGTGTGCAACATGTGCTGTCCTGTCCATGTGTTGAACCTCTAGCTTTAACCTTGCCAAAATATCTGATTGAATGTTCTTGACAGCACCTTCTTTCTGAACTTTCACCCATATAATGGGATTGAGTTTACCCAGTTGGTATGCTTTGTCATTCAGGTGCATTAAGATACGGGTTTTTCCTACTCCTGCCATTCCCCATATGCCAATCCTCCTCACCTCTTCATCATCCAGCCACTTCAGCAGCTCTTCTACCGTCTCAGACATTGATATAGGGATATGATCTCCATCTCCACCAAGCATTATTTCCCCTGGCTCGAATTGACAGCACCTTCTTTCTGAACTTTCACCCATATAATGGGATTGAGTTTACCCAGTTGGTATGCTTTGTCATTCAGGTGCATTAAGATACGGGTTTTTCCTACTCCTGCCATTCCCCATATGCCAATCCTCC
This Coffea arabica cultivar ET-39 chromosome 3e, Coffea Arabica ET-39 HiFi, whole genome shotgun sequence DNA region includes the following protein-coding sequences:
- the LOC113737676 gene encoding disease resistance protein At4g27190-like, yielding MCNGFKSLPECPECPTTTTLLLQRNEELDTIDDSFFASMVQLRVLDLHHTKIESLPSSITKLVELKSLYLNECRDLVSLPEHLGKLTNLEILDIRDTGLQSLPTEVAQLVSLRCLRVSFVYDPLIARSNGDHNKEDNQPRRIIPHNVIGLLCHLEELTIIVDPREQSWNDIVTSVAKEITNLESLTTLFIYFPKVEFLTTFIDESCSRRYWQDNGLRAFRIIVGSNGENHNKGLHSSRGPAERHLRFSAGENVCCEAIQKVLRRSSAFELIGNQDTKSLSDIGIDCMRSLAVCVVEGCDQISSIISCGSDAARIVFPFLEKLHLVNLKSLCCILDGSVGTQSFSKLTSIIVLECHKFKKLISLGMVKNLENLKHLKIQDCLGIEEVIETGEIQPPNGGLPNLTGFLPKLEILELVNLPLLVSICKNDSLDWRSLQKIEIIDCSKLNTWSRGMYNAKHLRKIECQERWWGRLPDEVKGQLKKRCYFIWEEAPSVYYTPREDGSHQPPDLRNLSDRLEQHRMRHEDSISQGSSSRRYSP
- the LOC113737677 gene encoding probable disease resistance protein At5g43730; this translates as MLGGDGDHIPISMSETVEELLKWLDDEEVRRIGIWGMAGVGKTRILMHLNDKAYQLGKLNPIIWVKVQKEGAVKNIQSDILARLKLEVQHMDRTAHVAHKISMALEKLDYLLLLDQCPGDIDLNEVGIHHKHKGKVIVASRDKPDCAAMDIHRVFKVSKLSDGDAEELFKETVGDIADHPHFKGIKEQILKQLGGLPLAIKTIARSLKDQPEAIWYDTLTDLQSPKNFGDQFEELIKAFEFSYKNLRGNDYRKCLLYGALFPPDYEIDKDYLTECWISEQFISATELPGADTNVQQLRLFRDRGHKILQALTKACLFEWCSRSNFLTMPTPFRKIALTFTYPQ